The Vicingaceae bacterium genome has a segment encoding these proteins:
- a CDS encoding membrane protein: MEHSILWIYTVILFLILIVADLLLYNKYIGDKKPTFITAATWSIIWISIGLSFSIFIYYAYENHWFGLYLNDKKDISGTNAALTYISAFLIEESLSVDNLFVMAMIFEMFNIPVRYQHNVLYLGILGAIIFRAIFIIAGIKLLSLFTWTFYIFGALLLYSSYKMLTQKNEDFNIKDSRIYQWIVSKFRITDKLYRNKLFVKLKDNKVYATPLFLALLAIEMSDLIFAVDSIPAVFAITTDSYIAFTSNILAVMGLRSIYFVLAYMVLNFDYLHYSLAAILAFIGFKLIVHHWFIVPVELTLSIIVVFLLAGIIYSKIKTSKE, translated from the coding sequence ATGGAACATTCCATTTTATGGATATATACGGTTATCTTATTTTTGATTTTAATCGTTGCTGATTTATTGCTATACAATAAATACATCGGAGATAAAAAGCCGACATTCATCACTGCTGCTACCTGGAGTATCATTTGGATCAGCATTGGTTTGTCATTTTCCATTTTCATTTATTATGCATATGAAAATCATTGGTTTGGACTGTATCTCAACGATAAAAAAGATATATCCGGCACAAATGCGGCATTGACATATATTTCGGCATTTTTAATTGAGGAATCATTGAGTGTAGACAATTTGTTTGTGATGGCGATGATCTTCGAAATGTTTAATATACCGGTAAGATATCAACATAATGTACTTTATTTGGGAATTTTAGGAGCCATTATTTTCAGAGCGATATTTATCATTGCCGGAATTAAACTTTTATCTCTTTTCACCTGGACATTTTATATTTTCGGCGCATTGTTGTTGTATTCGTCCTACAAAATGCTCACTCAAAAAAACGAAGATTTCAACATTAAAGATTCGCGAATTTATCAATGGATTGTTTCAAAATTTCGCATTACAGACAAATTATACAGAAACAAACTATTTGTTAAACTTAAAGATAATAAAGTTTATGCCACTCCTTTATTTTTGGCTTTATTAGCCATCGAAATGTCCGATTTGATATTTGCCGTGGATTCAATACCTGCAGTATTTGCCATAACCACCGATTCTTATATCGCTTTTACCTCCAACATCTTGGCTGTAATGGGATTACGTTCTATCTATTTTGTTTTGGCCTATATGGTCCTAAATTTTGATTATCTTCACTACAGTTTGGCTGCCATTCTGGCATTTATCGGCTTTAAATTAATCGTTCATCATTGGTTTATAGTTCCTGTTGAACTTACATTAAGTATCATTGTAGTATTTTTGTTGGCAGGAATTATTTATTCAAAAATCAAAACATCCAAAGAATGA